In Desulfovibrio inopinatus DSM 10711, the following are encoded in one genomic region:
- a CDS encoding alpha/beta hydrolase, whose amino-acid sequence MYIGSILSVAGGTAFLVYLGIMGYMYVCQRSMVFPGADVDVVARSWITRTPEARTWTVTMHDGVVLEGALLDRGNNSPVLLYWSGNAEDALSFFPEAARHIPEISLASLNYRGFGESQGEPTQDALKQDALAVFDALIKAVGNRPVIVFGRSLGTAIAAHVAARRPVHQIIMLTPFDSITAVGQSQYPWLPVRFLLRHGFDVLPDARNVHASTLFLLAGDDTITPLPRAYALQAVWSAPSSLVVLEHAGHNDVIDHAGYWPAIVEFLSGSP is encoded by the coding sequence ATGTACATCGGTTCGATTCTCAGCGTAGCAGGTGGCACTGCTTTTCTCGTGTATCTCGGTATCATGGGATACATGTACGTTTGTCAGCGGTCTATGGTTTTTCCCGGTGCCGACGTGGACGTTGTCGCACGCTCTTGGATTACACGGACTCCTGAGGCCAGAACATGGACGGTAACAATGCACGACGGTGTTGTTCTTGAAGGGGCATTGCTCGATCGTGGGAACAATTCGCCTGTGCTGTTGTATTGGAGTGGAAATGCCGAAGATGCGCTGTCGTTTTTTCCCGAGGCGGCCCGTCATATACCGGAGATATCTCTTGCTTCGTTGAATTATCGCGGTTTTGGAGAGAGTCAGGGAGAGCCGACACAGGATGCTCTTAAGCAGGATGCGCTTGCTGTATTCGATGCACTTATCAAGGCTGTGGGGAATCGACCGGTCATCGTCTTCGGCCGCAGCCTCGGAACGGCAATAGCTGCACATGTTGCAGCCAGGCGTCCGGTTCATCAAATCATCATGCTGACACCTTTTGATAGTATTACTGCGGTTGGACAAAGCCAGTATCCCTGGCTTCCCGTCCGGTTTCTTCTACGGCACGGTTTCGATGTTCTTCCCGATGCGCGGAATGTACATGCTTCAACACTCTTTCTGTTAGCAGGGGACGATACAATAACACCACTCCCACGTGCGTACGCTCTGCAAGCTGTCTGGTCAGCTCCGTCTTCACTGGTTGTGTTGGAACATGCCGGGCACAATGATGTCATTGATCATGCCGGGTATTGGCCGGCAATTGTCGAATTTTTGTCGGGTTCGCCATGA
- a CDS encoding cobyrinate a,c-diamide synthase, translating into MKSRVIKAVVVAGTGSGCGKTTVSMGLMAALRRRGLRVAPFKVGPDFIDPGHHERITGRPSHNLDTWMLSRETNRSIFSRYTAECDIAVVEGVMGLYDGISGTDETGSTASLAKMLGIPVLLTVSAASMGRSVAAVVAGYTGFDPALNIVGVILNQIGGEAHRNMAEGAVRALPGVRMFGGLPRQAGLTMPSRHLGLVTAEESEHVGKLAHDLADCLEEYVDIDGLIDALPQICVDVPPTPTSPSHHPQRGRLAVARDQAFCFYYHENLRFLENAGFELVFFSPLTDSALPASVRGLYLGGGYPEVHAAALASNEQMRQSIAAFCRTGAPVYAECGGMLYLLEHLTDTDGIQHPMVGILPGEAVMQKRFAALGYRQVTTTQQTLLGPPGTCVRGHEFHYSRLVNPMKISRAYNCADRHGSSLPHEGYVQGNVLASYVHLHFGSLENISACCFIRGNVNLIQVQRGENG; encoded by the coding sequence ATGAAGAGCCGCGTGATAAAAGCCGTTGTCGTTGCTGGAACGGGGAGCGGCTGCGGCAAAACGACGGTCAGTATGGGACTCATGGCTGCTTTGCGCCGACGCGGCTTGCGTGTAGCCCCATTTAAAGTTGGTCCTGATTTCATTGATCCCGGGCATCACGAACGCATTACAGGTCGACCGAGCCATAATCTTGATACCTGGATGTTGTCCCGCGAAACCAACCGCTCCATCTTTTCTCGCTATACAGCTGAGTGTGATATCGCCGTGGTCGAAGGTGTCATGGGATTGTACGACGGGATATCGGGGACCGATGAAACGGGTTCGACTGCCTCGCTTGCCAAGATGCTTGGCATACCAGTTCTGCTTACCGTCAGTGCGGCATCCATGGGACGCTCGGTCGCTGCGGTTGTTGCCGGCTATACAGGGTTTGACCCCGCATTGAATATCGTTGGGGTGATCCTCAATCAAATTGGTGGAGAGGCTCATCGAAACATGGCGGAAGGGGCGGTTCGCGCCTTGCCGGGCGTACGGATGTTTGGTGGCTTGCCGCGGCAGGCCGGCTTGACTATGCCGTCGCGTCATCTTGGTTTGGTGACGGCAGAAGAAAGTGAACACGTCGGGAAACTGGCTCACGATTTGGCCGATTGTCTGGAAGAATACGTCGATATTGACGGCCTTATAGACGCGTTACCGCAGATTTGTGTTGATGTACCACCAACGCCGACGTCTCCATCCCATCATCCTCAACGTGGACGCTTGGCGGTCGCACGTGATCAGGCTTTTTGTTTTTACTATCACGAAAATTTGCGATTTCTTGAAAATGCCGGATTTGAACTTGTCTTCTTTTCTCCTCTCACCGATTCCGCACTTCCTGCGTCTGTGCGGGGGCTTTACCTCGGAGGCGGATACCCGGAAGTTCATGCTGCCGCATTGGCGTCCAATGAGCAAATGCGTCAATCCATTGCTGCATTTTGTCGAACCGGAGCGCCAGTCTATGCCGAATGCGGCGGCATGCTCTATCTGCTTGAACATCTGACAGACACGGATGGTATCCAGCACCCTATGGTCGGTATCCTGCCGGGTGAAGCTGTTATGCAAAAGCGTTTCGCTGCATTAGGCTATCGCCAGGTGACAACAACGCAACAGACTTTGCTTGGTCCTCCCGGGACGTGTGTTCGGGGGCATGAATTTCACTATTCACGCCTTGTTAATCCAATGAAAATCTCCCGTGCCTACAATTGTGCAGACCGCCATGGAAGCTCATTGCCGCATGAAGGATATGTACAGGGCAATGTGCTGGCGTCGTATGTGCATCTTCATTTTGGCTCGCTGGAGAACATTTCTGCATGCTGTTTCATTCGAGGGAATGTCAATCTGATCCAGGTGCAACGTGGCGAGAATGGCTGA
- a CDS encoding 4Fe-4S binding protein: MTKNILRNISKKSATRLYPFEVREPFENYRGELINDIDSCIFCGMCSRVCPSQCITVDRKTGEWTCDPFACVYCGICVDACPPKCLSQKSVHRTSSPVRLMMEMQGTPPKPKKKKAAE; the protein is encoded by the coding sequence ATGACCAAAAACATTCTGCGCAACATCTCCAAGAAAAGCGCTACTCGGTTGTATCCGTTCGAAGTTCGCGAGCCCTTCGAGAATTACCGCGGAGAACTTATCAATGATATTGATAGCTGCATCTTCTGCGGCATGTGCTCGCGCGTTTGCCCGTCGCAGTGCATCACCGTCGACAGAAAAACCGGAGAGTGGACCTGTGATCCATTTGCCTGTGTCTACTGCGGCATTTGTGTCGATGCTTGCCCGCCGAAATGCCTGTCACAAAAAAGCGTCCATCGCACCTCCAGCCCGGTTCGCCTTATGATGGAGATGCAAGGCACACCGCCGAAACCCAAAAAGAAGAAAGCCGCCGAATAA
- a CDS encoding nickel-dependent hydrogenase large subunit, with protein MARTILPFGPQHPVLPEPIHLKLVVEDEIVTEALPQLGYVHRGLEKLADIRDFNQMIQIVERVCGICSKIHAMCYVEAIEQMADIQVPQRAKFLRVIWSELHRIHSHLLWLGLYADAFGFESLFMQCWKIRERVMDINEATAGNRVVVSVNVVGGVRYDISVEHQKWIREQLDLIHKEVKQIEKTMLEDYTVQKRTRDIGVLTKDQAHELGAAGPTLRASGWAQDCRQLGYEAFPFLDYEPIVEMDGDCYARGKVRFRETLQSVDLVRQALDRLPDTEINVPYKGKPEGEAINRVEQPRGEVLYYLKGNGTKYLSRVRIRTPTFANIPPLLAMLPGIELADVPVVVLSIDPCISCTER; from the coding sequence ATGGCACGCACCATTTTGCCCTTTGGGCCGCAACACCCGGTCTTACCTGAACCAATCCATCTCAAGCTCGTTGTGGAAGACGAAATCGTCACCGAAGCCTTGCCCCAGCTTGGCTACGTCCACCGCGGCCTTGAAAAATTGGCCGATATCCGCGACTTCAACCAGATGATCCAGATTGTCGAACGTGTCTGTGGCATCTGCTCGAAAATTCACGCCATGTGTTATGTCGAAGCCATCGAACAAATGGCCGACATCCAGGTTCCCCAGCGCGCCAAGTTCCTGCGCGTCATCTGGTCTGAGCTGCACCGTATCCATAGCCACCTGCTCTGGCTCGGCCTTTACGCCGACGCCTTCGGCTTTGAAAGCCTGTTCATGCAGTGCTGGAAAATCCGCGAACGTGTCATGGACATCAACGAAGCCACAGCTGGCAACCGCGTTGTTGTTTCGGTCAACGTGGTCGGCGGTGTGCGATACGACATTAGCGTTGAGCACCAGAAGTGGATTCGTGAGCAGCTTGATCTCATTCACAAAGAAGTGAAGCAGATCGAAAAAACCATGCTCGAGGACTACACCGTTCAAAAACGGACTCGTGACATCGGTGTTCTGACCAAAGATCAGGCTCACGAACTCGGCGCTGCCGGCCCCACGCTGCGTGCTTCGGGCTGGGCTCAGGACTGCCGTCAGCTCGGCTACGAAGCCTTCCCATTCCTCGACTATGAACCCATCGTGGAAATGGATGGCGACTGTTACGCACGCGGTAAGGTTCGCTTCCGTGAAACGCTTCAGTCGGTCGATCTCGTCCGCCAGGCTCTTGACCGATTGCCGGATACGGAAATTAACGTCCCCTACAAGGGCAAGCCGGAAGGCGAAGCCATCAATCGAGTGGAACAGCCTCGTGGTGAAGTCCTGTACTACCTCAAAGGAAATGGCACCAAATACCTGTCGCGCGTGCGCATCCGCACTCCGACATTTGCCAATATTCCGCCGCTTCTGGCTATGTTGCCCGGCATCGAACTGGCCGACGTCCCTGTGGTCGTCCTCTCCATCGACCCGTGCATCAGCTGCACAGAACGCTAA
- a CDS encoding NADH-quinone oxidoreductase subunit C yields the protein MEAITDIALDALHNEVQTMWDNKYRLVTMTSVDLKDEDKFDVLYHFDKDLSLKTFRVTVPKDTAIPSISGIYFAAFLVENEIKDQFGVNFTDIALDFGCNLYLEDEVMTSPFCKYSITKKDKKG from the coding sequence GTGGAAGCAATTACCGACATCGCACTCGATGCCCTTCACAACGAAGTGCAAACGATGTGGGACAACAAATATCGACTTGTCACCATGACAAGTGTCGATCTGAAGGACGAAGATAAATTCGATGTCCTTTACCACTTCGATAAAGATCTCAGTTTAAAGACCTTTCGGGTCACCGTCCCGAAAGATACGGCAATCCCGAGCATTTCGGGCATCTACTTCGCCGCGTTTCTCGTAGAAAACGAAATCAAGGACCAGTTCGGTGTGAACTTCACCGATATCGCACTTGACTTCGGCTGCAATCTCTACCTGGAAGACGAAGTCATGACCTCGCCGTTTTGCAAATACTCTATCACCAAAAAAGACAAGAAGGGGTAG
- a CDS encoding NADH-quinone oxidoreductase subunit B family protein — protein sequence MSILNNWINKGRLKSPWVVHFDCGSCNGCDIEVLACLTPMYDIERFGIINVGNPKHADVLLVTGTVNHRNKHVLKNIYDQMPDPKAVIAIGACGLSGGVFRDAYNVVGGVDKVIPVTAYVPGCPPKPEAIIDGVVTALEEVKKVLGLTA from the coding sequence ATGAGCATATTGAACAATTGGATCAACAAGGGACGTCTGAAATCCCCCTGGGTTGTCCACTTCGACTGCGGCTCCTGCAATGGGTGCGATATCGAAGTCTTGGCCTGCCTGACTCCCATGTATGATATTGAACGCTTCGGCATCATTAACGTGGGGAACCCCAAACATGCCGACGTGCTTCTCGTCACGGGAACCGTCAACCACAGAAACAAACACGTTCTCAAAAATATCTACGACCAGATGCCCGACCCCAAAGCGGTCATCGCCATCGGTGCCTGTGGGTTATCCGGTGGTGTGTTCCGTGATGCGTACAATGTCGTCGGCGGAGTGGACAAAGTCATTCCGGTCACGGCGTACGTCCCCGGATGCCCGCCCAAGCCTGAAGCTATTATCGACGGCGTTGTCACGGCTCTGGAAGAAGTCAAAAAGGTGCTCGGTCTGACGGCGTAA
- a CDS encoding respiratory chain complex I subunit 1 family protein, with protein sequence MADIIIALIAVILAPIVGGLISGVDRKITARLQSRFGPPILQPFYDVFKLLGKTPMVINSWQVLCAYVYLAASMLCVFLFFMQSDLLLIFFVLTIGAVFLVMGALSTPNSPYSQIGAQRELMQMLTYEPLLILVFVAIAMVTGSFKVSDALAYPKPLLTQLPLIFIVLGYALTIKLRKSPFDISASHHAHQEIVRGVLTEYSGPFLALIEIAHWYEVIFVLALCGLFWATNLFGMLVLLVITYFLEIIVDNVSARMTWRWMLKGALSVGLVLSFINIVWVYTAG encoded by the coding sequence ATGGCTGATATCATCATCGCCCTGATTGCGGTCATCTTGGCCCCCATCGTCGGTGGACTCATCTCCGGGGTTGATAGGAAAATTACGGCTCGACTTCAGTCGCGCTTTGGTCCTCCTATTCTCCAGCCGTTTTACGACGTGTTTAAATTGCTGGGAAAGACCCCCATGGTCATCAACTCGTGGCAGGTTTTGTGCGCCTATGTTTACTTGGCCGCCTCCATGCTGTGTGTGTTTCTTTTCTTCATGCAGTCCGACCTGCTGCTTATCTTCTTCGTCTTAACTATTGGTGCAGTCTTCCTCGTCATGGGCGCGCTCTCCACGCCGAACTCGCCGTATAGCCAGATCGGTGCGCAGCGCGAACTCATGCAGATGCTCACCTATGAACCGCTGCTCATCCTTGTGTTTGTGGCTATTGCTATGGTGACAGGGAGCTTCAAAGTTTCGGATGCCCTGGCGTATCCCAAGCCGCTGCTGACGCAGTTGCCGTTGATCTTTATTGTGCTGGGTTATGCGCTGACCATCAAACTGCGTAAATCGCCCTTTGATATCTCCGCCAGCCACCACGCCCACCAGGAAATCGTCCGCGGTGTTTTGACCGAGTATTCGGGACCGTTCTTGGCGCTGATTGAAATCGCCCACTGGTACGAAGTCATCTTCGTTCTGGCCTTGTGCGGTCTCTTCTGGGCCACGAACCTGTTCGGTATGCTGGTGTTGCTTGTCATCACCTATTTCCTGGAAATCATTGTGGACAACGTCTCCGCTCGTATGACGTGGCGGTGGATGCTCAAGGGTGCTTTGAGCGTCGGCCTTGTCCTGTCTTTTATCAACATCGTATGGGTCTACACCGCCGGCTAA